DNA sequence from the Stegostoma tigrinum isolate sSteTig4 chromosome 29, sSteTig4.hap1, whole genome shotgun sequence genome:
attgcgttcagttgTGTTCATCACAcaaccagaaggatatggagagggtacagaaaagttttaccaggatgctgcctggtctggggGGTTTTAGCTAAGAAGAAAGATTGAATAGACGGGTCTGTGTTCACTGCAatgcaggaagttgaggggtgacctgatagatgtgAATGGCATGGTTAGGgtggaaagtgtgaggcttttcccagggtggaggggtcagttactaggggacgcAGGCTCAAGGTGCAAGGGTTGAAGTTTAACAGAAATGcatgaggcatgtttttcacacaaagggtggtgagcgcctggaacgcgctgccaggagaggtggtggaagcaggcgcAATAGCAGCTTTGAAGAAGCATCTGGACaaatccatgaataggaagggaacagagggataggGATTATCAATGACGCCAGTTTTAGTACGGAAGGGCAGAATGTGTCAGCGCAgatttgaagggccaaagggcctgttcctgcactgtattgttctttacTCTTTGATCAAGGGCTTCCCTCACATATTCTGAGTTCAATTCATTATTTATTTAGTGCTTTCAAGTCTCCAGAGCTGAGACATTACCTCTTTTGTTGAGTTTAAGGTCCACTACTGAGTCTGTAGAGGGGACACTCCTCAATGACGTTGAGACAGCATTGCTTCTACCTCTCTGTAAGTGCCTGTGGGGTTTGTACCCAAGGCCTCGGTGGTGATGTCTAACAGTGCAGGGGCCCCAGGCCCACATTCATCACAACTGTTCGCAGTCTGCCTTTTGACGCAAGGATCATGTGATTGACTTCCTGCCTTCCATGCCACCATGGGTGGTTATTGATGGATCTCGCTGAGGAAGGTTACCCCTAACGTAAACACTGACCCATTGGCGCGAAACACTCCTTCCCTCACCGTGCTGCCTGCCAATTGCCCTGCATCACAGGGTATGTTGGGAATGGTGTGTTGACCTTTATAGTGAGATGGTTTAAGGACAGGATCAGCAGTGTTTggttgcaattatacagggccatTGTGACCgcgcctggaatattgtgtgcagttctggcctcaTTTTCTGAGAAAGGAAGGACTGGTGACAGAGGGAGTGCAACAGTGGTTGATCAGACcagttcctgggatggcaggactgatgtctGAAGGCAAACTGTGTTGGTTAAGATTacactcactggagttcagaagaatgaagtggaaatctcatagaaacctataaggTTCTAACAGGACTTGATGAAGGAGATACAGGAAGGGTGTTCCCAAACAGCAGgtaatccagaaccaggggctaTAGTTTAAGAATttagggtaggccatttaagagtgagataaggagaaatgtcttcacccagagagtggtgagcctgtggaattctctgtcacagaaagcagttgaggcaaaaacattgaatattttcaagtagGAGTTAGATATCGTTCTTAGggacaaagggatcaaagggtctgtgcAGAAAATGGGAATGAGGTACTGAGCtggaagatcagccatgcttCTTTCGAATGATGCAGCAgtcttgaagggccgaatggcctacccctgctcctgttttctatgagTTCGATCTCGTCAAGAGTGCCTGATGTGACTGGGAGGTCTCGAGGTGGTAAAAGGCCCTATGTAAACACAGGTCTTTCCTCTCTCTCGCAGATCGATGACACGTAGTGCCAGCCCCTCAACCTTCGTGAGTAGCCCAGCACCGGGCCTAATGGAGGAGGATGCCACAGTGCTCGTGGCTGAGACGGTGAGTGGGACCAACGAGACCCACTTCAAGGAGATCCCTGAGGTCACTGTGACCACGAGGGACGGTAGCCTGGTCTCGGAGCTCGAGCTGGCAGACCCGACCACTCAGAACCGCAGGCTACTGCCCAACTTCCGGAACTCTCTGCACGTCATCGATGGGGCCCAGTCCCGCTACTTTGTGGGCATCATCGACATCTTCACTGTCTACGGCTTCCGCAAGAAGCTGGAACACCTTTGGAAATCCATCCGTTACCGGGGGCAGTCCTTCTCAACCGTCAGCCCGGACAAATACGCAAAGCGACTGTGCCAGTGGGTAGATGACCACACGGTGTAGACGGCCAGTtcaggagtggggtgggggagatgggggtgggcggcacagggcggggcgggcgggggtgaggttgtgtgtgggagagtggttgggggaagggggaagaggagggcaCTGGGGAGGGTGGGCTTTGTCCCCAGCCCTACCCTCCCCCAGTCCCGAGCCCGAGCGCGGTCAGTGCCTTTCTGGAAGGTGTTGGAATTGTGGAAGGAAAAGGGCAATGCTGCAGGCTCTACACCGAGTTACATGCTCCAGGTCCTGGTGACCGGTGTGAAGCAGCAGCAGGTACGGGCCCTCTCTCTCAAAACCTGGCACCAGTGCTAGCTTTGGGAAATATCCACATCCCCCACAAATGCATGGGGAAGCCCCCGGCCTTTGCATGATCCTGCCGTCTGCCTTAATCAATCGGGGGGAGTAGGGGACACCGCTGAGCATTACTGCTGAGCTGTAGCCAAGTATAAAACCTAATCACTGCTGTGCAACATGTATAAAAGAAcggtttcattttgttttattgctgTACATAACCAGGAACGCCAGAGTTACACCCACCAACTCTCTCCACACGTAACCCCAATCCCCCAAACCTCCCCGCAGGCAGTCAAAAGGTTATCTCTGTAGCTGCCGATCCTGTACCTCCTTCCCACCATCTCGAAGGGATGGCTTGGGAGAAAAGGTTTGCGCCTCAGAGTGGGGCACGATGGTAGCACCcgcacctctgagccaggaggcctgagttcttGAGTCCTACTTGTCCCGGAGGTGCGCAGCAATGTCCCTGAGCCGGCCGCTTAGGAAAGCACCAGGAAGGATCTCAGCCCCTTCACTGATGCTCCGAGCGACCAGGGCAGAGTTAGTAAAACCGAACCCGACCTCAGGGCCAGTGAGGAGAGTCTGCGAGGGAATGGGATCTGGGCCATGGGTTTTCTTTTACACAGTTGATTGTAAACCTCATTCATAGACATATCTGTGTCACATGATGCGAAAGTAACAACTATTTACTCCTTACACTGGGGTTCTCATTCAGCTCGATAACCAGCACAGATGTTAAACCTGAGCTGGGCTCTCTGCTTTAACACTCAAAACATATCAATCTGCATCCATGCCAGTTAGCAAGCCAGAAACTAAGGCGCCTCCCTGTGTAGGTAGAGTTTATTAACTACTCAGTCTTACAGCTCTTTCCACACCCCAGTCCCATTACAAGCAGAGCCAGGAGGGAGGTGTTTCACTAACTGTTTACAATGACCTGGGATGTGTTGTGTGACAGGGTGGTGAAAGTAGATTCAGTAACTTTCAGAACAGAACTGAGAAAATGCAGGGAATAGTTGGAGAGATCTTTCAGAAAGGCAGCACAGGCACGATGGGCTGAGCGGCCTCCGCCTGGGATGAGAGATTCTACATTTTTAGACAGTCTAGTTAAAAGATAGATCTGAGCAGCAACTGTCAGCCCCAGACAGGAGCTGTGAGGACTCACTGACACTGGCCTTATTATTGCTTTAACGTTAGTAACAGAGTCCAATAAATAAGCTCATCTTGGATTAGAGAGAGGAGGCACCCTGGAGGATTGGCTGGGAGCCAGTTCACAAAGGGATTGGTGAAGGGGTCTGAATATTGTTCTCAATCAGGTGTTTGCTACCAGAGTGTGTATTTTCCTGTGGCCCCCAGCCTTCACTCAATGTGTCTGGTCCCTGTGAGTTTAATGCAGCCTCGGCGATGGTGAGGTGGGGGGTAACCACATTGAGAATTTCGTTGGCTGTTGGGGCGTTTCGATTGAGTGGGTCACTCCCTCAGCCGCCGGGCGACATGGGGCAGATCCAGAACTCGCCGTCAACTGTAGGTCCATGTTTGGGAAGccagatgaataaaacagaaaactgtGGAGGCCGGAGATCCGAAGCAAAAgcggaagctgctggagaaactcttgcagcacctgtggagagtgaaacagagttaacgtgtcAAGTTCCGTTCTGATGGAGAGCCACCGGACTTGAAACTTTAGCTGtgctctctctgcacagatgccgccagacctgccaagtttgcCCAGCAACGTTCGTTGGAGATCAGGACTGTCCCACCAACTTGGCCAGTTGACAGAAGTTCAGGCTGACCTTATGCAGAGTTGTAGACCATAATTAATTGAGCCCACTCTGCATCGCAAATCTGCCCCCATTCCAGCCGTGACAGAATTAGTTAAGATTTTTAAAGGGTAACTGTTCCAGTGGCTTGCTAATACAAGAAACCAGGAGTCAGGTATTTTTTTTGGTAAGTGATGAAAGAGGTACATGATGGGAAGGCTTTTTATTTACGCAGTAAGTGCTAATGAGCTGACGGCCATCCAGGCTGGTGGAATTGGAGATGGTCAAATATTTAAACTGGAAGTTGGATGGGCACTCgaaggaaataaacttgcagggctGCATATAGATTGTAGGATTGTCTGGTTATTACCCAGAGAGCTGGCAGAGCcttgatgggccacatggctTCCTTTGGTGCTCTAACAAATCCGTGACTCTATAAGGAGGTGCTCGATACTGTAACTTGTGACTTATATTGCATCCTCACAGAACCACATGAAGTCCCTTTAGATCCTACTGCACCCCAGTGGGAGCACCATATTTACCAGGCTCCAGTAGGATTCCACAGTTTGTCACAACAACCATAAGATTTGTCATGTTTCCTTTCTTTGACCATGTAATATACCTTCATTCAACTTTAGAGCGTGTAATAATCCACAGGCCAAGTGTAGGATTAAGTGCCAATTTGGCTCAATCAGTAGCACTCTTAACTCTGGCCCAGGGAATTGTGGGTTCAGAATGTGAGGATTTAATGCATTTGTAAAATATGAACAAGAAGACTCAGGCATCATGTATAATGAATTCACACTGTGCAAATAACTGATTTAATAAATTGTACAGTATTTGAAAATGTAAATGCAAAATCTGATGAATTAAATAGATTTTTTTCCCACTCTTGTTCTGAAATTTTGCTGTCAATCTGATCGAAACAGGGATAGGCTTGTATTTATTGAACACTTTTCACTGCCTCGGTGTCAATCTGGATTCATGGCAGTCCAGGAGACAGAAATCAAAACACCTTGCTTTGTGACCAGAGTTTATTAACTTCTCAGTCTTAGAGTTCCTTCCACTTACAGTGGGACAGGTATTCCTCTAACTATGGATGATTTCCTGACCAACCTGTTATGACACACCCTGGAGCAGGCGGGACATGAATCTGggcatcctggctcagagattgcgacactgccactgcaccacacgagcCCGTTTATCTATAATCGGTGCTGAGACATTTAATACCACCATCTCTTTCTCCTGAATCTTGAGTAGGAACATGAACAAACTTAACAATATGGTTAACCAGGTATAATACGCAGAACAATGGTATTTCACAGCCAATGTACACTCTTGTGATGGAGAAAAAGTATCAGCCAATTTGTGCGTAGATCAC
Encoded proteins:
- the pip5kl1 gene encoding phosphatidylinositol 4-phosphate 5-kinase-like protein 1 isoform X3 — translated: MQSVFYPDERIVARYDIKGCQVSRWTEPAPEGSNVIVVLKDLNFEGNTISLDQQRSWLVRQMTVDTEYLKSLNVLDYSLLVAHQPLHLDERRQSWSFANIILRTKKSMTRSASPSTFVSSPAPGLMEEDATVLVAETVSGTNETHFKEIPEVTVTTRDGSLVSELELADPTTQNRRLLPNFRNSLHVIDGAQSRYFVGIIDIFTVYGFRKKLEHLWKSIRYRGQSFSTVSPDKYAKRLCQWVDDHTV